One genomic window of Pseudoxanthomonas sp. includes the following:
- a CDS encoding phosphomannomutase/phosphoglucomutase encodes MAGLKLGKGRQDSGQKILLLALLLVILAGWFGWNGWGQYREGARRDALIQARDAAVAGLSRNIQAQVTKLDKRVAEPAMQAAVAADDTAAVGAAVKTGWPEVENVDLLPMDLSQAYAGAAAFGYSKLALLEAAQLANKAVVRSVRDGKDSGLGMAVPVQSRLLFVRLPVNLLTAPMDQAAIPGTYLALRQGGFTLREVGETALSGSADALSRPVGETGLRVVAGVADGTEGPIGLGALPCMVVSALLAVLACLVALLSMGRLKMPSLPSKARGEVVDEGLTLGQALRAAPAAATPPAVPAEGDATVRADAARVARGGAVDSGIFRAYDIRGVVGKTLSVPAAELIGQAIGSVMAEQGLTEVVVARDGRLSGPEMSSGLIEGLRRAGRDVIDIGMVPTPVAYFAAFHLRTGTCVAVTGSHNPPDYNGFKIVIGGETLSGASITDLYTRISESRLLGAERGSLQTREIAEDYIQRIAGDVQLARPLKVVVDAGNGVAGEIAPQLLEAIGAEVIPLYCDIDGTFPNHHPDPSEPGNLKDLEQTVKRFDADIGLAFDGDGDRLGVVTKEGKVIFPDRLLMLFAADVLERNPGAMVIYDVKCTGKLQGWTLRNGGTPLMWQTGHSLIKGKMRETGAELAGEMSGHFFFQERWYGFDDGLYAAARLLEILAARDETSSETLDALPDGVSTPEIKVDVPDDQAHAIAQRFVEAARFDGARLSTIDGLRADWDDGWGLLRASNTTPVLVLRFEADDQVALDRIRDAFRDQLQAVASELKITF; translated from the coding sequence ATGGCTGGATTGAAACTGGGGAAAGGCAGACAGGATTCCGGGCAGAAGATCCTGTTGCTGGCCCTGCTGCTGGTGATCCTGGCAGGGTGGTTCGGCTGGAATGGATGGGGGCAGTACCGCGAGGGTGCGCGTCGTGACGCGCTGATCCAGGCGCGCGACGCCGCCGTGGCTGGCTTGTCGCGGAACATCCAGGCTCAGGTCACCAAGCTCGACAAGCGCGTGGCCGAACCGGCCATGCAGGCCGCGGTCGCCGCCGATGACACCGCTGCGGTTGGCGCTGCGGTCAAGACCGGCTGGCCCGAGGTCGAAAACGTCGATCTGCTGCCAATGGACCTGTCGCAGGCCTATGCCGGTGCGGCCGCGTTCGGCTACAGCAAGCTGGCCCTGCTGGAGGCCGCGCAGCTGGCCAACAAGGCCGTGGTGCGCTCGGTGCGCGATGGCAAGGATTCCGGGCTCGGCATGGCCGTGCCAGTGCAGTCGCGCCTGCTGTTCGTGCGCCTGCCGGTGAACCTGCTGACGGCGCCGATGGACCAGGCCGCGATCCCTGGCACTTACCTGGCGCTGCGTCAGGGCGGTTTCACGTTGCGCGAAGTTGGTGAAACCGCGCTGTCCGGCAGCGCCGACGCCTTGTCGCGTCCGGTAGGCGAAACCGGCCTGCGCGTGGTGGCGGGCGTGGCCGATGGCACCGAAGGCCCGATCGGCCTGGGCGCATTGCCCTGCATGGTCGTGTCCGCGCTGCTGGCCGTGCTGGCATGCCTGGTCGCCCTGCTGTCGATGGGGCGCCTGAAGATGCCGTCCCTGCCGAGCAAGGCGCGCGGCGAAGTCGTTGATGAGGGGTTGACCCTGGGCCAGGCATTGCGCGCGGCGCCGGCCGCGGCGACACCGCCTGCGGTTCCGGCCGAAGGGGATGCCACCGTGCGCGCCGACGCGGCCAGGGTTGCCCGTGGCGGCGCGGTTGATTCGGGCATCTTCCGCGCCTACGACATCCGCGGCGTGGTCGGCAAAACGCTGAGCGTGCCGGCGGCCGAGCTGATCGGACAGGCCATCGGTTCGGTGATGGCCGAGCAGGGCCTGACCGAAGTGGTGGTCGCCCGCGATGGCCGACTGTCCGGCCCGGAAATGTCGTCCGGCCTGATCGAAGGCCTGCGCAGGGCCGGCCGCGACGTCATCGACATCGGCATGGTGCCCACGCCGGTGGCGTACTTCGCCGCGTTCCACCTGCGCACCGGCACCTGCGTGGCGGTGACCGGCAGTCACAACCCGCCGGATTACAACGGCTTCAAGATCGTCATCGGCGGCGAGACGCTGTCCGGCGCCAGCATCACCGACCTGTACACCCGCATCAGCGAATCGCGCCTGCTCGGCGCCGAGCGCGGCAGCCTGCAGACCCGCGAGATCGCCGAGGATTACATCCAGCGCATCGCCGGCGACGTGCAGCTGGCGCGCCCGCTCAAGGTGGTCGTGGATGCCGGCAACGGCGTGGCCGGCGAGATCGCGCCGCAGCTGCTGGAAGCCATCGGCGCCGAAGTCATCCCGCTGTACTGCGACATCGATGGCACCTTCCCCAACCACCATCCCGACCCCAGCGAGCCGGGCAACCTCAAGGACCTGGAGCAGACGGTCAAGCGTTTCGATGCCGATATCGGCCTGGCCTTCGACGGCGACGGCGACCGGCTGGGCGTGGTCACCAAGGAAGGCAAGGTCATCTTCCCCGACCGCCTGCTGATGTTGTTCGCCGCCGACGTGCTGGAACGCAACCCCGGCGCGATGGTGATCTACGACGTCAAGTGCACCGGCAAGCTGCAGGGCTGGACGCTGCGCAACGGCGGCACGCCGCTGATGTGGCAGACCGGCCATTCGCTGATCAAGGGCAAGATGCGCGAGACCGGCGCCGAACTGGCCGGCGAGATGAGCGGCCATTTCTTCTTCCAGGAACGCTGGTACGGGTTCGACGATGGCCTGTATGCCGCCGCGCGCCTGCTGGAAATCCTGGCCGCCCGCGACGAAACGTCCAGCGAAACCCTCGATGCACTGCCCGACGGCGTGTCCACGCCGGAGATCAAGGTCGATGTGCCCGACGACCAGGCCCATGCGATCGCACAGCGGTTCGTCGAGGCCGCGCGCTTCGATGGCGCCCGCCTGTCGACCATCGATGGCCTGCGCGCCGACTGGGACGATGGCTGGGGCTTGCTGCGTGCCTCCAACACCACCCCGGTGCTGGTGCTGCGTTTTGAAGCCGACGACCAGGTTGCGTTGGACCGCATACGCGATGCGTTCCGCGACCAGCTCCAGGCCGTGGCGTCGGAGCTGAAGATCACCTTCTAA
- a CDS encoding exodeoxyribonuclease III translates to MRIISFNANGLRSAASKGFFDWFTTQDVDVLCVQETKAQEHQLAGPEFLPAGYKAYFRDASTKKGYSGVAIYSKVEPDEIRTGLGWPEFDEEGRYIEARFGNLSVVSFYIPSGSSGELRQGYKFEVMAWLRPILEQWLASGRDYVLCGDWNIVRSALDIKNWKSNQKNSGCLPPERDWLNGLCADLADEADAASGRGWVDAYRALHPEGQDYTWWSNRGAARANNVGWRIDYQFVTPGLRERLQACSIYRDVRFSDHAPFVVDYAG, encoded by the coding sequence ATGCGCATCATCAGTTTCAACGCCAATGGCCTGCGTTCGGCCGCCTCCAAGGGATTTTTCGACTGGTTCACCACCCAGGACGTCGACGTGCTGTGCGTGCAGGAGACCAAGGCCCAGGAGCACCAGCTGGCCGGCCCCGAATTCCTGCCGGCCGGCTACAAGGCGTATTTCCGCGATGCCAGCACCAAGAAGGGCTATTCGGGCGTGGCCATCTACAGCAAGGTCGAGCCGGACGAGATCCGCACCGGCCTGGGCTGGCCGGAGTTCGACGAGGAAGGCCGCTACATCGAGGCGCGCTTCGGCAACCTGAGCGTGGTGTCGTTCTACATCCCGTCCGGTTCGTCGGGCGAACTGCGCCAGGGCTACAAGTTCGAGGTGATGGCCTGGCTCAGGCCGATCCTGGAACAGTGGCTGGCCAGCGGCCGCGACTACGTGCTGTGCGGCGACTGGAACATCGTGCGCTCGGCCCTGGACATCAAGAACTGGAAGTCCAACCAGAAGAACTCCGGCTGCCTGCCGCCCGAGCGCGACTGGCTCAACGGCCTGTGCGCCGACCTGGCCGATGAAGCGGACGCCGCCAGCGGCCGTGGCTGGGTCGATGCGTATCGCGCGCTGCATCCCGAAGGCCAGGACTACACCTGGTGGAGCAACCGCGGCGCGGCCCGCGCCAACAACGTGGGCTGGCGGATCGACTACCAGTTTGTGACGCCGGGCCTGCGCGAGCGCCTGCAGGCGTGCTCGATCTACCGCGATGTGCGCTTCTCCGACCACGCGCCGTTTGTCGTGGATTACGCCGGATGA
- the pyrE gene encoding orotate phosphoribosyltransferase, with translation MSDYRARFLQLALHANALRFGEFTLKSGRLSPYFFNAGRFDSGAAMADLASCYADAIEASGVQFDLLFGPAYKGIPLATALGIEFARRGRDLPLAFNRKEAKDHGEGGTLIGAPLDGRRVLIVDDVITAGTAIREALGMITAAGGRPTGIVVALDRQEVLGEGAERRSAAQRVAEETGVPVTAVATLHDLLAFAGENAELVGHREQLLAYRARYGSAVK, from the coding sequence ATGTCCGACTACCGCGCACGTTTCCTGCAGCTGGCCCTGCACGCCAATGCACTGCGCTTTGGTGAATTCACGCTCAAGTCCGGGCGCCTGAGCCCCTATTTCTTCAACGCCGGGCGCTTTGACAGCGGCGCGGCGATGGCCGACCTGGCCAGTTGCTACGCCGATGCCATCGAGGCGTCGGGCGTGCAGTTCGACCTGCTGTTCGGCCCGGCCTACAAGGGCATTCCGCTGGCAACGGCCCTGGGCATCGAGTTCGCCCGCCGTGGCCGCGACCTGCCGCTAGCCTTCAACCGCAAGGAAGCCAAGGACCACGGCGAAGGCGGCACCCTGATCGGCGCGCCGCTGGACGGCCGCCGGGTGTTGATCGTCGATGACGTGATCACCGCCGGCACTGCCATCCGCGAGGCGCTGGGCATGATCACCGCCGCCGGCGGCCGCCCGACCGGGATCGTGGTCGCCCTGGACCGCCAGGAAGTGCTGGGCGAAGGTGCCGAGCGCCGTTCCGCCGCCCAGCGCGTGGCCGAGGAAACCGGCGTGCCCGTGACCGCGGTGGCGACCCTGCATGACCTGCTTGCATTCGCCGGGGAAAACGCCGAACTTGTCGGCCACCGCGAGCAGTTGCTGGCCTACCGGGCCCGCTACGGCAGCGCGGTGAAGTAA